Within Gossypium hirsutum isolate 1008001.06 unplaced genomic scaffold, Gossypium_hirsutum_v2.1 scaffold_190, whole genome shotgun sequence, the genomic segment GGTAAATTATATGATTGcaaattaaaactttattattattttctttttagttaatGAAGCCAGATCCCATGGTTGTGGCTACGAAATTATTGACAAGAACACAATATAAGGACACAGACAAACAATTCAATATGATTGCAGCTTCATGGATTCAATTTATGATCCACGATTGGATCGATCACATGGAGAACACCAATCAGCAGGTGaaactttaattaaatatatatgtcatcatcatttatttatatatttatgttatttcagATTTGGGCGAAGATGTATatttaatatgaatattttaatttttgttagaatttttttcattttttttgaagtACATACTTATTTTACAGATATAATGGAGATATAGTTAACATAGGTTGTTGGACAAAGTTGCAGGTTGAGTTGATTGCACCTAAAGAAGTTGCAAACAAATGCCCTCTAAGTTCTTTCAAGTTTTATCCCACGAAGGAGTTTCCAACTGGTTTCTATGACATCAAAAGTGGCGCAAAGAACATCCGTACACCTTGGTGGTAAGAACATATAAGCCCTAATTTAATTGGCCAAATAGAATATATGTTTACCCGATATGATACAAacgttaaataatatgaatacaTGAAAAGATGAAGAGCTCGAATGATATGAATATTTGGATGTGGTATTAAGTTTGGATTTTTGTAGATTCAGGCTCAAGCTATTTAATTCGATTTTTGGTTAAAGGCATGCAAGATTTTCACATGAACGGGTTATTGTTGTAGGGATGGAAGTGTAATATATGGAAGCAATAAGGAAAGGTTACAAAAGGTGAGAACATTCACAGATGGAAAGTTAAAGATTTCAGAAGATGGATTACTGCAACAAGATGAAGATGGGATCCCCATATCCGGGGATATTAGAAATAGTTGGGCTGGCGTCTCAACATTACAGGCTCTATTCATTAAAGAACACAATGCAGTCTGTGATACCCTCAAGGTATTTGTTTAAATTCCATATTTGCTTTATAATATGAGAAAGATTTACTAAGCATTAGtatttggaacaaaattttagaaGGAATACCCGGATTTGAATGATGAAGAGCTATATCGATACGCAAGGCTCGTAACTTCTGCTGTGATTGCAAAGATCCATACCATTGACTGGACTGTGGAGCTTTTGAAAACTGATATGCTGCTTGCTGGAATGCGTGCTAATTGGTAAACTAGTTTTCATTTTTCCCTTTAATGTTGTCAAATTTTAGGGGCCCCGATTGTTGTGATTTGAACCTCGAACATAACTTTAATGTTGTCAAATTTGTCACAGGTATGGATTATTGGGAAAGAAATTCAAGGACACATTTGGGCATGTTGGTGGATCCTCTTTGGGAGGTTTAGTAGGTTTGAGAAAGCCTGTTAATCACGGTGTTCCTTACTCTTTGACTGAGGAATTTACCAGTGTCTATCGACTCCACCAGCTTTTACCAGATTCCATTCATCTTCGAAACATCAATGTTGCTCCAGGACCAAACAAATCTCCACCATTGCTTGAGGAGTAAGCCTTACATGACGTTGTAAACAACGACTCAATAGTCCACATTTATTCTTAAACTTAGTTTGTCTTTGTACTTTGTAATGCAGGGTTCCTATGCCTGATTTAATAGGCCATAAAGGAGAAAAAACTTTGTCACAAATTGGATTCACAAGGCAATTTGTATCAATGGGACATCAAGCTTGTGGTGCATTGGAGCTTTGGAACTATCCTTCATGGCTTCGAGACCTTGTGGCACAAGATGTTGATGGCAAAGATAGGCCTGACCATGTGGACTTGGCAGCTCTTGAAAG encodes:
- the LOC121226453 gene encoding alpha-dioxygenase 1 — encoded protein: MHDHGYYKEYLYHPPPHPKKKKRKPRFSRKTMAFITKALFNNILRRFIHQDFHEAVSSMTIIDAFLFLMVHSVDRLGIWHRLPVVLGLIYLAVRRHLHQQYNLINVGETPSGVRFSPGDYPYRTADGSYNDPFNEGAGSQGSFFGRNIMPVHQTDKLMKPDPMVVATKLLTRTQYKDTDKQFNMIAASWIQFMIHDWIDHMENTNQQVELIAPKEVANKCPLSSFKFYPTKEFPTGFYDIKSGAKNIRTPWWDGSVIYGSNKERLQKVRTFTDGKLKISEDGLLQQDEDGIPISGDIRNSWAGVSTLQALFIKEHNAVCDTLKKEYPDLNDEELYRYARLVTSAVIAKIHTIDWTVELLKTDMLLAGMRANWYGLLGKKFKDTFGHVGGSSLGGLVGLRKPVNHGVPYSLTEEFTSVYRLHQLLPDSIHLRNINVAPGPNKSPPLLEEVPMPDLIGHKGEKTLSQIGFTRQFVSMGHQACGALELWNYPSWLRDLVAQDVDGKDRPDHVDLAALEIYRDRERKVARYNQFRRALLLIPISKWEDLTEDKNAIEVLKDVYGDDVEELDLMVGLMAEKKIKGFAISETAFIVFLLMATRRLEADRFFTSDFNEETYTKKGFEWVNTTESLKDVLDRHYPEISKKWMNSTSAFSVWDSPPNAPNPIPLYLRFPSS